The following is a genomic window from Flavobacterium crassostreae.
TCTGCAACTAATCCTGCATGCCACGAAGTACCGCAGGCCACAATAATAATTCTATCCGCGTTTAAAAATTTTTCTAAATTATCCTCGATACCTGCCATTTGAATAATTCCTTCATTGGCATGCAACCTTCCTCTATAGGTGTCTTTTATAACGCTTGGTTGTTCGTAAATTTCTTTAAGCATAAAGTGGTCATAGCCCCCTTTTTCAATTTGCTCTAAATTCATTTTCAACTCTTGAATATACGGATCCACTAAAGAGTCGTCTTTAATTTTACGTACTTTCATGTTTTTATGAAGTCGGATATTGGCCATTTCGCCATCTTCTAAATATACTGCATTAGAGGTATATTCAATAAAAGGAGATGCATCTGATGCGATAAAATATTCACCTTCTCCAATCCCAATTGCTAAAGGACTCCCTAAACGGGCCGCCACGATTTCATTTGGATTTTTTTTGTCAAAGACCGCTATTGCGTAAGCTCCAATCACTTGGTTAAGAGCTACTTGAACTGCTTTTCCTAATTTTAATTTTTCTTTTATTTGGATTTCTTCAATCAGATTGACCAATACTTCTGTATCGGTATCCGAATGAAAAACATACCCTCTTTTAATCAATTCTTCTTTTAAAGGCGCATAATTTTCAATGATTCCGTTGTGGATGATAACCAAATCACCAGAATTGGACTCATGCGGGTGGGAGTTAACATCATTAGGAACTCCGTGCGTTGCCCAACGAGTATGACCAATTCCTACAGAACCTGTAGTTGTCATCTCGGCTAATGCTTTTTGTTCTAGATCTGCAACTTTACCTTTGGTTTTACAAAGCTTAATGGCATCCCCATCATAAATCATCACTCCTGCACTGTCATAACCTCTGTATTCCAGTCTTTTTAGTCCTTTTATAACTATAGGATAAGCCTCTCTATGGCCTATATATCCAACTATTCCACACATATATTTTTAATTAGATTTTGTATAATAGATTTCCAGTTTTAATTTGTTTTTTGGATCTACCGCTCTAGAACCATGAACAATAGCTCCTTGCGGACTCATCACAGATGCTGTTGGAACTTTAGAAATTTTGGTAGTAGGGGTTTTTAAACTATTGGATGTTGCAACAGCAATAGACTCCGTAATAGCCAATCCTAACTTGACGTTGGTAGAATCCGTGTTTTTAACCAAGCTTCTGATATGGTTGGTAAGGCTTATTTTATAATAACTATCGGCTGGATTTTGTTGGTTTAAAATACCTCCAAAAAGAAATTTTGCGCTTTTACCATTTCCAGCAGCAGTAGAATTATCATAAAAATAATCTGATACTGGTTTATTGTTATTAAAATCATACAAATACACTCTGTTTGCTTTTTTGTCATTGGCAGATGCGGTAGCATCCAATCGAACTACCAAACTAGCCTCATTGATCAACCATTTATTGGCTCTAATAAGATCCAACTGATCCGCAACACCATTGGGAGCTCCAGTTTTACCATCAACACCATAGAGGTCTTTACCAAAGAGTTCTAAAATAGCCAAAGAACCATCTCCCCCTTTTAGGTATAATTTTTCGTCGCCTAAAACCGTATTAACAGCAGCGCTACTAATTGCATTAGCGTAGACTGCATTAGAGGTGTGTTCTCGCAAACTCACAGTATTGCCTATCAACTTAAGCACTATGGTTTTAGCAACTCTTGTTGGATCGGTATCCGAAGTATCTTCTTTATAATTTATGGTTATTTTTGCTTTTTTAAAATCTAACATTGCTAAACCAGATGGGTTAGCACCCGACTTTTCTACCTTAAAATACAAGCCTCTAAAATAGTCTTTAAACACATCGTTGCTAACTAATTTATTACTAGCTACAGCATCCATTATTTTAGTTTTAAAAAACCCTTTATCTAAATCCAATCGTACAGCAGGTGCCTCTCTCTTTATGGTCTCTTTGCCATCTACCATCTCGGTATATCTATATTGATCTGCACTAAACCGAAACAAATCATTTTGACCAACATCTAAAGAATTATTCAAACGCATGCTTGCTTTTACTGCCTCAAACATAGCATTTTGATCGGTGTAGTATTTTTGAGATTCTTTCAATCCAGTATCTGGATCTAAATTACGAATAAAATACCCAGACTCAAAAACACTTAGTTTTAGTTTGGCATTATCTGGACCATAAATAGAATCTAAAGTATAGGTACTATCTCCGTTGGTATCTGTAGATTTTAAAGTACTAAAGTACGGAATAGTCAACACAACGCTTTCAATAACTGGATTTTTGCCTATAACCGGATTCACTGTCTCTAGAGCTACTTGCGTAACAAAATTAGCAGTGGTAGAGCCAAAACCATCTGTATCGTAGATACCTAATGGATTCACAGCTAGATTATTAGACTGCACAGGACCTGTTTTTTGATTATACCCTATTACATCAAAGCTGCTTTTTTCTAAACCAAAATGATTGTCTCCCAACAAGCCATCACCTATAGAATTATAGTCTTTATCACAGGAGTACAAAAAAGCAACGGATGCAATTAATAGTGTTTTCTTAAAAAAAGAAGTATCGAACATATATTACTAAAAATTAAATTTACAGAATTTCATTATTACAAAAATTGCTATACGCTTCTGCGAAAGCATCTTTTGTGACGAAAGGTAAAAAAGGTTTTCCTGAAGATTCTATATATTTTGTTAAACTTGAAGAAACGTTTGCCGAAGCAACAATCACTCCATCAGAATGGTCTATAGTAGCTTTTATAATACTCTCGTAATCTGGCGTTTTTAAACCCGTAATAGCCTCAAGAGGCACTCCATCAAGTTGTATTTTATTAATCATCTCCGCATCTAAGGTGCCTTCAAAAGATTGACTATAAACCGAACTAATAATTTTTGTGTCCGAAAACAAGGCTTCGTTTTTATAATAATGTTTCATGTAAATAGGCAACATTGCTGCCATCCATCCATGAACATGAATAATATCTGGAACCCAATTTAATTTCTTTACCGTCTCTACAACTCCTTTTGCAAAAAAGATCGCACGCTCATCATTGTCTGGAAACAAAACCCCTTCTTCGTCTGCAAAAGTTGCTTTGCGCTTAAAGTATTCTTCATTATCAATAAAGTATACCTGGATGCGCTCCTTGGGGATGGACGCTACCTTAATAATCAACGGCATGTCTAAGTCATTTACTACTAAGTTCATACCAGAAAGTCTAATTACTTCATGTAACTGATGTCTTCGCTCATTTATATTCCCGTATCTTGGCATAAATATTCTAATCTGTCCACCTTGATCATTTACCATCTTTGGAACATCATAAGACATTAAAGATACTTCATTTTCAGCTAAATAAGGCACCACTTCAGATGATACGTATAATATCCTCTTATCTTTCATATTGTAATTTGCTTAGTTTATTGGTTATAAAAACCAAGCAAAATTACAAAATTTTATGCAGTTATTAACTAATATATTATGTTTGCACCTAATTTAAATAAACCACAATGCATATTTTTAATGAAAAGGCCCCTTTGATAGCACATTTAGCAAACAGCAAAAACCGAAATGCTACCATTGGTTTTGTACCAACTATGGGTGCGCTACACCAAGGACACCTTTCATTAATGCAACAATCAATCTCAGAGAACGCCATCACGGTGGTCAGTATTTTTGTCAATCCAACCCAATTCAATAACGCCGAAGATTTATTAAAATACCCCAGAACTTTAGAGCAAGATGTACAAAAAATAGCACTTTTGAATCCCGATATTATTATTTTTGCCCCTACGGTAACGGCTATTTATGACCATGAAATCAGTTCCCAAGAGTTTGATTTTGACGGACTAGAGCATCAAATGGAAGGAAAATTTAGACCTGGCCATTTTGACGGAGTAGGCACTGTGGTAAAAAAATTATTTGAAATAGTAACTCCAACCAAAGCATACTTTGGCGAAAAAGATTTTCAGCAATTACAGATTATTAAAAAAATGGTTGCCAAAAACCACCTTCCGGTAAAAGTAGTTGGTTGCGCCATTTATAGAGAACCAAGCGGCTTGGCCATGAGCTCAAGAAACGAAAGATTAACCCCAACAGAACGAGAAAAAGCCGCAAATATATACCAAATACTTCTAAAAGCTAAAGAAGCCTTTAGAACCCAAAGCCCACAAGAAGTAAGCCAATTGGTAGAACATACTTTGGCCAACCACCCAGATTTTGAATTAGAATATTTTCAGATTGCCGAAGAAGAAACCCTCTTGCCCTGCTTGACCAAGAAAGAAACCACAAAATACCGTGCTTTTATAGCCCTTT
Proteins encoded in this region:
- the glmS gene encoding glutamine--fructose-6-phosphate transaminase (isomerizing) — protein: MCGIVGYIGHREAYPIVIKGLKRLEYRGYDSAGVMIYDGDAIKLCKTKGKVADLEQKALAEMTTTGSVGIGHTRWATHGVPNDVNSHPHESNSGDLVIIHNGIIENYAPLKEELIKRGYVFHSDTDTEVLVNLIEEIQIKEKLKLGKAVQVALNQVIGAYAIAVFDKKNPNEIVAARLGSPLAIGIGEGEYFIASDASPFIEYTSNAVYLEDGEMANIRLHKNMKVRKIKDDSLVDPYIQELKMNLEQIEKGGYDHFMLKEIYEQPSVIKDTYRGRLHANEGIIQMAGIEDNLEKFLNADRIIIVACGTSWHAGLVAEYIFEEFARISVEVEYASEFRYRNPIINSKDVVIAISQSGETADTMAAIKLAKENGAFVFGVCNVVGSSISRETYAGAYTHAGPEIGVASTKAFTTQITVLTMIALRLAKAKGTLSHTDYHMYLQELELIPEKVQEALATDSVAKEIAAVFVDAPNCLYLGRGYNFPVALEGALKLKEISYIHAEGYPAAEMKHGPIALIDEQMPVVVIAPRQGHYDKIVSNIQEIKSRSGKIIAIVTKGDTEVRRLADYVIEIPKTSDPLSPLITTIPLQLLSYHIAVMRGCNVDQPRNLAKSVTVE
- a CDS encoding DUF4270 domain-containing protein, which gives rise to MFDTSFFKKTLLIASVAFLYSCDKDYNSIGDGLLGDNHFGLEKSSFDVIGYNQKTGPVQSNNLAVNPLGIYDTDGFGSTTANFVTQVALETVNPVIGKNPVIESVVLTIPYFSTLKSTDTNGDSTYTLDSIYGPDNAKLKLSVFESGYFIRNLDPDTGLKESQKYYTDQNAMFEAVKASMRLNNSLDVGQNDLFRFSADQYRYTEMVDGKETIKREAPAVRLDLDKGFFKTKIMDAVASNKLVSNDVFKDYFRGLYFKVEKSGANPSGLAMLDFKKAKITINYKEDTSDTDPTRVAKTIVLKLIGNTVSLREHTSNAVYANAISSAAVNTVLGDEKLYLKGGDGSLAILELFGKDLYGVDGKTGAPNGVADQLDLIRANKWLINEASLVVRLDATASANDKKANRVYLYDFNNNKPVSDYFYDNSTAAGNGKSAKFLFGGILNQQNPADSYYKISLTNHIRSLVKNTDSTNVKLGLAITESIAVATSNSLKTPTTKISKVPTASVMSPQGAIVHGSRAVDPKNKLKLEIYYTKSN
- a CDS encoding glycogen/starch synthase, with translation MKDKRILYVSSEVVPYLAENEVSLMSYDVPKMVNDQGGQIRIFMPRYGNINERRHQLHEVIRLSGMNLVVNDLDMPLIIKVASIPKERIQVYFIDNEEYFKRKATFADEEGVLFPDNDERAIFFAKGVVETVKKLNWVPDIIHVHGWMAAMLPIYMKHYYKNEALFSDTKIISSVYSQSFEGTLDAEMINKIQLDGVPLEAITGLKTPDYESIIKATIDHSDGVIVASANVSSSLTKYIESSGKPFLPFVTKDAFAEAYSNFCNNEIL
- the panC gene encoding pantoate--beta-alanine ligase, whose protein sequence is MHIFNEKAPLIAHLANSKNRNATIGFVPTMGALHQGHLSLMQQSISENAITVVSIFVNPTQFNNAEDLLKYPRTLEQDVQKIALLNPDIIIFAPTVTAIYDHEISSQEFDFDGLEHQMEGKFRPGHFDGVGTVVKKLFEIVTPTKAYFGEKDFQQLQIIKKMVAKNHLPVKVVGCAIYREPSGLAMSSRNERLTPTEREKAANIYQILLKAKEAFRTQSPQEVSQLVEHTLANHPDFELEYFQIAEEETLLPCLTKKETTKYRAFIALFINKIRLIDTLSLN